aaatattttatatgtacctgcctgaagtcggctgggcaaggagttcggcaagctggaaagaccccaaggcaaatgttaggatttgtttcagctttgtggtagtatgctttggggtagtgtggtgccacctacaAGTAATTTTTCCTTAATGCatatttatgaaaattaatgtttaacccctttctgacattagacatactatcccgtcgaggtgctatGGGCCCATACGACcaccaatgggatagtacgtctaacgcgatcagccgcgctcacggggggagcgcggccgggtgtcagctggctatcacagctgacatccggcacaatgtgccaggagcggtcacggaccgctccttgcACATTAAGCACcgtaacactgcgatcaaacatgatcgcagcgttccggtggcataggtaaGCATCGCgtggggagggggctccctgcgtgcttccccgcgaccctcggagcaacgtgatgtgatcgcattgcacCAAGGGTCTCCtcagtcctcctccctgcaggccccggatccaaaatggccgcagggctccttccgggtcctgcagggaggtggcttgcaagcgcctgctcagagcaggcgccaggaagcctccctgcagtgcctgtcagatcgctgatctgacagtgcactgcaaagtgtcagatcagcgatctgacaatatatagtgatgtccccctccCCAGCCCGGGGGTTACACGCCACCCACCTGTCCCCCTCCCCAGTCCTGGGGTTACACGCCCCCCACCTGTCCCCCTCCCCAGCCTGGGGGTTACACGCCCCCACCTGTCCCCCTCCCCAGCCCGGGGGTTACACGCCGCCCACCTGTCCCCCTCCCCAGCCCGGGGGTTACACGCCGCCCACCTGTCCCCCTCCCCAGCCCGGGGGTTACACGCCACCCACCTGTCCTCCTCCCCAGTCCTGGGGTTACACGCCCCCCACCTGTCCCCCTCCCCAGCCCGGGGGTTACACGCCGCCCACCTGTCCCCCTCCCCAGCCCGGGGGTTACACGCCGCCCACCTGTCCCCCTCCCCAGCCCTGGGATTACACGCCACCCACCTGTCCTCCTCCCCAGCTCCGGGGTTACACGCCACCCACCTGTCCCCCTCCCCAGCCCGGGGGTTACACGCCACCCACCTGTCCCCCTCCCCAGCCCGGGGGTTACACGTCGCCCACCTGTCCCCCTCCCCAGCCAGGGAGTTACACGCCGCCCACCTGTCCCCCTCCCCAGCCAGGGAGTTACACGCCGCCCACCTGTCCCCCTCCCCAGCCCGGGGGTTACACGCCACCCACCTGTCCTCCTCCCCAGCTCCGGGGTTACACGCCACCCACATGTCCCCCTCCCCAGCCCGGGGGTTACACGCCACCCACCTGTCCCCCTCCCCAGCCCGGGGGTTACACGCCGCCCACCTGTCCCCCTCCCCAGCCCGGGGGTTACACGCCGCCCACCTGTCCCCCTCCCCAGCCCGGGGGTTACACGCCGCCCACCTGTCCCCCTCCCCAGCCCGGGGGTTACACGCCGCCCACCTGTCCCCCTCCCCAGCCCGGGGGTTACACGCCGCCCACCTGTCCCCCTCCCCAGTCCAGTGTTGCACATCACATACCTGTCCCCCTCCCGGTCCGGGGGTTACAGGAGCCAGCAGCTCCAGCACTGAGCTCTGTGAGGAGGACGGCTGCCTATTCCTCCCATAACCTCATACTGATACGAACTCAAAGCAATCACCCAAAACACAGCAGACAGGTCACTGAAAGTATCGCGATAGCTGCTCTATCGCGGCTTCAATAAGACACATTAGAGATcggtaaatgctagagtgtatgggctccttccaggtgtgacgtcatttccggggggcgtgtcctatcgggagggggcgtgttttcagtcacatcatgaaggcggcaaagcaaagcagcatgattctagcttgtggacgccatggcacatggaggttagtggtttcagggtgaaaaaatgctacttgctactcgctattggggggaggctctgtggtgggcgacctgcttgtctgtgtggggggcaccgctgctgctgtgggggacccccgtggtgggctttgtgggggggcaccgctgctgctgtgggggacccccgtggtgggctttgtggggagggggcaccgctgctgctgtgggggacccctgtggtggcctttgtgggggggggcaccgctgctggcggccggctgttgtgggggggccacctctgctgctgtgggggacccctgtggtgggctttgtgggggggcaccgctgctgctgtgggggacccccgtggtgggctttgtgggggggggcaccgctgctgctgtgggggacccccgtggtgggctttgtgggggggcaccgctgctgctgtgggggacccccgtggtgggctttgtgggggaggcaccgctgctgctgtgggggacccctgtggtgggctttgtggggagggggcaccgctgctgctgtgggggacccctgtggtggcctttgtgggggggggcaccgctgctggcggccggctgttgtgggggggccacctctgctgctgtgggggacccctgtggtgggctttgtggggggggccacctctgctgctgtgggggacccctgtggtgggctttgtgggggggggcaccgctgctgctgtgggggacccccgtggtgggctttgtgggggggcaccgctgctgctgtgggggacccctgtggtgggctttgtggggagggggcaccgctgctgctgtgggggacccctgtggtggcctttgtggggggggcaccgctgctggcggccggctgttgtgggggggccacctctgctgctgtgggggacccctgtggtgggctttgtggggggggggcaccgctgctgctgtgggggacccccgtggtgggctttgtggggagggggcaccgctgctgctgtgggggacccctgtggtggcctttgtgggggggggcaccgctgctggcggccggctgttgtgggggggccacctctgctgctgtgggggacccccgtggtgggctttgtgggggggggcaccgctgctgctgtgggggacccctgtggtgggctttgtgggggggcaccgctgctgctgtgggggacccccgtggtgggctttgtggggagggggcaccgctgctgctgtgggggacccctgtggtggcctttgtgggggggggcaccgctgctggcggccggctgttgtgggggggccacctctgctgctgtgggggacccccgtggtgggctttgtggggggggggcaccgctgctgctgtgggggacccccgtggtgggctttgtgggggggcaccgctgctgctgtgggggacccccgtggtgggctttgtggggagggggcacggctgctgctgtgggggacccctgtggtggcctttgtggggggggggggcaccgctgctggcggccggctgttgtgggggggccacctctgctgctgtgggggacccccgtggtgggctttgtggggggggcaccgctgctgctgtgggggacccccgtggtgggctttgtgggggggcaccgctgctgctgtgggggacccccgtggtgggctttgtggggggggcaccgctgctgctgtgggggacccccgtggtgggctttgtgggggggcaccgctgctgctgtcggggacccctgtggtgggggggcaccgctgctgctgtcggggacccctgtggtgggggggcaccgctgctgctgtggggaatccccgtggtgggctttgtgggggggggcaccgctgctgctgtgggggacccccgtggtgggctttgtggggggggcaccgctgctgctttgggggacccctgtggtgggctttgtgggggggggggcaccgctgctgccggccggctgttgtgggggggccacctctgctgctgtgggggacccccgtggtgggctttgtggggggggcaccgctgctgctgtgggggacccccgtggtgggctttgtggggggggcaccgctgctgctgtgggggacccctgtggtgggctttgtggggggggcaccgctgctgctgtgggggacccccgtggtgggctttgtggggggcaccgctgctgctgtgggggacccccgtggtgggctttgtggggggggcaccgctgctgctgtgggggacccccgtggtgggctttgtgggggggcaccgctgctgctgtcggggacccctgtggtgggggggcaccgctgctgctgtggggaacccccgtggtgggctttgtgggggggcaccgctgctgctgtgggggacccccgtggtgggctttgtggggggggcaccgctgctgctgtgggggacccctgtggtgggctttgttggggggggggggcaccgctgctgccggctgttgcgggggacccctgtggttggattttggggggcacctgctggctgttgggggggacccctgtggtggggtttggaggtgacctgcttacggggtggaccccttttagtgggggacccctgttgtgggatttgagggctgtctgcttgtgggatgtggggggagacctgctgcaggctattgggggacccctgtggtgggacgtggggaggcgacctgcctgtggtgggacgtggggaggcgacctgcctgtggtgggacgtggggaggcgacctgcctgtggtgggacgtggggaggcgacctgcctgtggtgggacgtggggaggcgacctgcctgtggtgggacgtggggaggcgacctgcctgtggtgggacgtggggaggcgacctgcctgtggtgggacgtggggaggcgacctgcctgtggtgggacgtggggaggcgacctgcctgtggtgggacgtggggaggcgacctgcctgtggtgggacgtggggaggcgacctgcctgtggtgggacgtggggaggcgacctgccgcttacggagggatcccctttattggggggcgacctgcttatgggttgggtttggggggctgatgagggcttaggctgggtggagtggacgtccgataagagtttaggctgggtcgggggtggacgtccgatggggggtttgtgctgggtggggtgtccgcgtctgatgggggtgtgtgctggatgggggggtccacatcctgtgggggtttggccgtctggtgggggtttattattgggtgggcgtggtgtgcgatgggagtaatgcttggaggaggggtggacgtccgatgggggtttatgctggggggttaagctggggtggcatccgattgggggggtgtctgatgggatttatggttgggggcagggcgcgtcatatggggatttacgcttgtgggagggaatgtctggtgggctttgggtttatcctgtggggtccgctggttaatgtgaggtggaggtttctgactggaggagtgaggttatgctgtgtggccttctggttgatgtgggggagctaatgcttcattggggtacacaaaaaaaaaatgggtgtatgctgcttatgctatgcaaaaaaaattttaggtatttcctgtagaggagggtacaccaccaactagcacgaagctaatctgttttaacttaatgtcagtaggaggaagacatgggtctggaccgcccagcccagtttaggccttaggttttgggaggtttttttattaacgatttttctttttaattttttttttttcttcccagatatggcttttgagggcgacagtggaattgtcactctaatctcccacctagaattgtcactaccatatcatctgtggtctacgaggcaaggccctaacacatcaagagtgtttggggttccccggaggaccgttcatgccacgaatcgccctaccctctcgcctctctgcgtccaggttattccatgcccgtcttcatcatcgctctgcgaaaaaggatttgtgatcttaaggactggtatatcctacgaggcagtaagggggctactttaaaaaaaaaaaaaccaaaacacaggacaaatatgtcctagttttcccctgagcaatgtggacgtctcctgaggaaaccttcctattcatgcagcctccacgttttccagaggctccagtgaccttgctcttaaaatatccaggctttggtctaggccttctctggtggccggtccacaccgccagcgccctgaacaatcatgcacgccaactttctagtgcgtcctactctgcgcctatcagtttaagagtacttcgctcctgcaacagaggactaaagtctgcctcccaagagatctgttcaaatttggttgttttggaaatgttctgtccaaaaaaaaaaaaacgacgggacaacttcctgacccgccaggaaaagacgagaccttcctttaggccagctccctcctggcatccatgaacccaccagtactggtctgctaggcctgggtctagcagactctcttcgacatgatggggcattcccaccttggatgtttctcaggatcggctgccgtgtccttcacaattcaaggccggtattatgatctcaggtccgggacaccgaaatctcagacaccggaggcaggcctgaggggggggggggcttcagagccgcatgccctaccgacagtcctgcccgcatgcaccaacagcatattacatttttacaatacattagaaatgcataaaatgaaacaagcaaaggcataaaatgaaacaaggaaaggcataaagtttttctatgcaaaaaaaggcagttttataaaattagaaatatttctatatctattgttaaaatgatatttatccagtatttctataagtaaaagtctgagatttctgtgagaaatggtaattgtttacctcttaaaccagttctgaatgtaaataaaacattgctctgattaagtctccacattgtatttgtctttcatttcatgcgtagggcaggacaagcccatgatgtatctgtgtaaagctaggttcacattgcgttaatgggttaacgctaacggactgcgttgcacggcgaaaatgtcgaaattaacgccgtgcaacgggtccgttagcgcacccatggacagcaatgttacttttagctgaagcgcatcactagcgcattccattttcggcacgcgctagcgatgtgccgttcttttgaggcccgttcctcgctaccgcagatcagggatctgcgctagcggggagggtgaacgccgaccctctagaaacattgcgttagcgcaatccgctagcgctatgcgcttaacggattgcactaacgcaatgtgaacctagcgtaagacgtaaggtgctataataacagccttgggctggtttaacaccagcattcggcagggctgcggatggcagccttcttcctccgttaagccccgcccaatgccgcacctcttccttcagttccgcctacgtctgcatgcgtcctgcatctgcatgcgtcctgcataccctatctttaacattgggtacgcaggccaagcggatgcctctgcatgcgttgttttaatgctgcgccgaccgcaacaaaatgcaacatgttgcgttcgacgcagttcagtgcatcgtcaaaacgacacgtgcctgtgtacccaatgttaaagataggggatgcatgcagacgtaggcggagctgaaagaggtgtagcagtgggtggggcttaacggaggaagaaggctgccgaacgctggtgtgaaaccagtcttagacaggtaaaccacttttgaaacaatgttcacttgtacaagcatttaacccctcagtgacggggccaattttttaaaatctgaccagtgtcactttatgtagtaataactctggaatgcttcaacatattccattgattttgaggttgttttttttcctgacatattagactttatgataatggtaaacttgggctaatgataaacttgggttaatgttttgctttattttgtaaaaatatcagaaattttaaaaaattgaaattttcaaattttgaatgattttcccttttaaggccggagtcacactagagaggaatacggacgagtgctatgcgagaaaaaaaaattgcatagcgctcggaccaatgttaatctgttgggcagctcccatcacttttttttttcacggccgtattatatgtgcgagtgaaattgcactatgctgcgatttgcaccgtatatcagccgagaatccccaatgaaagtctgtttatgcaagaaaaactcataccacacgggccatcagtttgacttgcgagaaatacgcaatggtgtccttttaaaggcttgcaattcaggtgcagtgtacagtaaaatcacactgacagcttataatatttacaaatagttaatttgtcggcttctgtcaaatcattgcaggataggagacatggtttacatacagtaaaccattgcagaacggttagatttatataggtcagtgactaatacggttagtagtatgtgtgtgtgtgtgtaaaatttgggacctgtatgtatttaataaaaatgttttcactgaaaaaactggcgtgggctcccacacaattttctgtgccacagagggaaagtcagtgactgaggacagatattatagcctagagagggaccatggttattgccaccccagaaaaggtgcatctgtaagatgcgccaattctggaactcagcctctgttctcactgccctgtagcggtggcatatggggtaataaggggt
The nucleotide sequence above comes from Ranitomeya imitator isolate aRanImi1 chromosome 7, aRanImi1.pri, whole genome shotgun sequence. Encoded proteins:
- the LOC138646120 gene encoding uncharacterized protein, translated to MSPSPARGLHATHLSPSPVLGLHAPHLSPSPAWGLHAPTCPPPQPGGYTPPTCPPPQPGGYTPPTCPPPQPGGYTPPTCPPPQSWGYTPPTCPPPQPGGYTPPTCPPPQPGGYTPPTCPPPQPWDYTPPTCPPPQLRGYTPPTCPPPQPGGYTPPTCPPPQPGGYTSPTCPPPQPGSYTPPTCPPPQPGSYTPPTCPPPQPGGYTPPTCPPPQLRGYTPPTCPPPQPGGYTPPTCPPPQPGGYTPPTCPPPQPGGYTPPTCPPPQPGGYTPPTCPPPQPGGYTPPTCPPPQPGGYTPPTCPPPQSSVAHHIPVPLPVRGLQEPAAPALSSVRRTAAYSSHNLILIRTQSNHPKHSRQVTESIAIAALSRLQ